In the genome of Fimbriimonadaceae bacterium, one region contains:
- a CDS encoding TIGR00266 family protein, with protein MQYEISFQPAFSVVRLLLDMGESIRAEAGAMVSMSPTITLDSKAQGGLGKAFGRLLGGESFFQTFFHATHGPGELVLAPAAIGDIMPIQLQGEGWMVTSGSYLAGSPHLEIETRANVKAFFAGEGLFIMRIAGTGQLFLSSFGAIRRIDLAHGESYIVDTGHIVAFSETMGYQVHAATKSLIGSFTSGEGYVATFSGPGTLFTQSRSPQSTGAWLSRFIPTRS; from the coding sequence TTGCAGTACGAGATATCATTTCAGCCCGCGTTTTCTGTTGTAAGACTTTTGCTTGATATGGGTGAATCCATTCGAGCGGAAGCTGGCGCCATGGTTAGCATGTCGCCAACGATCACTCTTGATTCCAAAGCTCAAGGAGGGCTGGGGAAGGCCTTTGGCCGATTGCTTGGAGGAGAAAGTTTCTTTCAAACTTTCTTCCACGCCACCCATGGCCCCGGCGAGCTAGTGCTTGCTCCAGCTGCTATCGGGGATATCATGCCAATCCAATTGCAGGGAGAGGGCTGGATGGTCACAAGCGGTTCCTATCTTGCTGGAAGCCCCCATCTTGAGATTGAGACCCGAGCAAATGTGAAGGCGTTCTTCGCGGGAGAGGGACTTTTTATCATGCGCATCGCCGGGACAGGTCAGCTCTTTTTGAGTTCGTTTGGGGCGATTCGCCGCATCGATCTAGCCCACGGTGAAAGCTACATCGTAGACACGGGGCATATCGTTGCTTTTTCTGAAACGATGGGTTACCAAGTTCATGCGGCAACGAAGAGCTTGATCGGGTCGTTTACATCGGGCGAGGGTTATGTCGCAACGTTCAGTGGTCCCGGCACGCTCTTCACGCAGTCGCGATCTCCGCAATCGACAGGAGCTTGGCTCAGCCGCTTTATCCCA